A genome region from Dysgonomonadaceae bacterium PH5-43 includes the following:
- a CDS encoding TonB-linked SusC/RagA family outer membrane protein (product_source=TIGR04056; cath_funfam=2.170.130.10,2.60.40.1120; pfam=PF07715,PF13715; superfamily=49464,56935; tigrfam=TIGR04056; transmembrane_helix_parts=Inside_1_19,TMhelix_20_37,Outside_38_1083), protein MKEYNFKSAIKSHLSMQRILCFVVAIAMFLPGINASAQDKKGDLVVTGTVIDAATKNPLNGARVAIAETALSVLTDENGNYKIKVPTSSEVLLVSYPDYTLREVPVRGREVVNTQLYKNVFTDNYESLELTTGVEKRKTITLNAVNKIDDLDKSASITIDSDMQAKLGGDARMITRSGVSGIGAAMFIRGLNSLNANAQPLYIVDGIYWDNQLNTTSVHTGYFSNPLEALDINDIEEITLVKDGNSIYGSKGANGVVLIKTKRGRDMATRISADVTVGVNQKPSFPKMMNGSQYKAYASNLAQGWMTQRDYDLGKIESYFPFLDETVINVLDYQNDTDWSDEVYRDGMYSSIGLSVNGGDDVALYNLSMGYMQNQGTVDNTDMDRFNARFNADIKMFSKMYTSMGIGIARITRNMRDDGMDNKTAPGFISLVKAPILASHRYAANSTEFSPRLSNADAIDPATGKQISNPVALTENARGTADRTTFNLRVNPYYQFTDNIRFGTTFGYTMSRVKESFFIPKEGIAELVVDGIGYDNEVRDLSQRQNSVFSDTRLDWKFEFDGGHNLDLLGGFRYVSDSYNSMLPKGYNTGNDNVKVLISGLQNKSVSGTDEKWKSMSWYANATYDFKNKYILALTASADASSRFGAEATDGFDMFGQRWGLFPSVMGAWVISSEEFMKDVTFVDLLKLRASYTITGNDDIDPYASASYFNSVLYHDKAIGLGLGNTVNEQIQWETTKKFNVGLDMNLFNNRLALTVDAYKSTTDDLLTLKEIAEIAGCKYQWVNGGKLENKGLEFSTNVKVMNLRNFQWELGGSLGHYQNKLLTLPGKAYETNIIGDSSDAGTIMTQVGRPIGTFWGYKTEGNVFATAEEAASAYTDQDGNTRHMYNAKGEEYQAGDVRFVDLNGDGYINESDKMIIGDPNPDLYGNIFTKFKFKQFTLDALFTYSYGNDVYNYLRSQLESGSSFYNQTTAMQNRWVKPGDVTTMPRSQYGDAIGNNVFSDRWIEDGSYLRLKNITLSYDIPFRLSFLQGITVWGSVNNVWTWTKYTGSDPEFTMSNSALFQGVDNGLTPQGRSFHLGVKINL, encoded by the coding sequence ATGAAAGAATATAATTTCAAAAGTGCAATCAAAAGTCATTTGTCGATGCAACGAATATTGTGTTTTGTTGTTGCTATCGCTATGTTTTTGCCAGGCATAAATGCGAGTGCACAAGATAAGAAAGGCGATTTAGTTGTTACCGGTACTGTAATAGATGCTGCAACTAAAAATCCGCTTAATGGAGCAAGAGTTGCAATAGCAGAAACTGCATTGTCGGTGCTAACAGATGAAAATGGTAACTATAAAATTAAAGTGCCTACTTCTTCTGAAGTTTTATTGGTGTCTTATCCAGACTATACACTTAGAGAAGTGCCTGTAAGAGGAAGAGAAGTAGTTAATACTCAGTTATACAAAAATGTTTTCACTGACAACTACGAATCTTTAGAGTTAACAACAGGTGTTGAAAAGAGAAAAACAATAACTCTTAATGCGGTTAACAAAATTGATGATTTAGACAAATCGGCATCAATAACTATAGATTCTGATATGCAAGCCAAATTAGGAGGCGACGCAAGAATGATAACTCGTTCGGGTGTTTCTGGAATTGGAGCTGCAATGTTTATTAGAGGGTTAAACTCTTTGAATGCAAATGCTCAACCATTGTATATAGTTGATGGAATTTATTGGGATAACCAATTGAATACAACGTCTGTTCATACGGGATATTTTTCAAATCCATTGGAAGCTTTGGATATTAACGATATTGAAGAAATAACTCTTGTTAAAGATGGTAATTCTATATACGGAAGTAAAGGGGCTAACGGAGTTGTTTTGATTAAAACAAAAAGAGGTAGAGATATGGCAACGCGTATTTCTGCTGATGTTACAGTGGGCGTTAATCAAAAGCCTTCTTTCCCTAAAATGATGAATGGAAGCCAATATAAAGCTTATGCTAGTAACTTAGCTCAAGGTTGGATGACACAGAGAGATTACGATCTTGGAAAGATAGAGTCTTATTTCCCATTCTTAGACGAAACTGTTATTAATGTACTTGATTATCAAAATGACACAGATTGGTCAGACGAAGTTTACAGAGATGGAATGTACAGCAGTATAGGACTTTCGGTAAATGGTGGTGATGACGTGGCTTTGTATAACCTATCTATGGGATATATGCAAAATCAAGGAACTGTTGACAATACAGATATGGACAGATTTAATGCTCGTTTTAATGCCGACATAAAAATGTTTTCAAAAATGTACACAAGTATGGGGATTGGTATTGCTCGTATCACAAGAAATATGAGAGATGATGGTATGGATAACAAAACTGCTCCAGGATTCATAAGCTTGGTTAAAGCTCCAATATTAGCATCTCATAGATATGCTGCAAATTCAACAGAGTTTTCTCCAAGATTATCAAATGCTGATGCAATTGACCCAGCTACAGGTAAGCAAATATCTAATCCTGTGGCTTTAACAGAAAATGCGAGAGGTACTGCTGATAGAACTACTTTTAATTTGAGAGTTAATCCTTATTACCAATTCACAGATAATATCAGATTTGGAACAACTTTTGGCTATACTATGAGCCGTGTTAAAGAATCGTTCTTTATTCCAAAAGAAGGTATCGCTGAATTAGTCGTTGATGGAATTGGTTATGATAATGAAGTTCGAGATTTAAGTCAAAGACAAAACTCAGTATTTAGCGATACTCGTTTGGATTGGAAATTCGAATTTGATGGAGGTCATAATTTAGATTTATTAGGTGGTTTCAGATATGTTTCTGATTCTTATAACTCAATGCTACCTAAAGGTTACAATACTGGTAATGACAATGTGAAGGTTTTAATCTCAGGACTTCAAAATAAATCAGTTTCTGGAACTGATGAAAAATGGAAAAGTATGAGTTGGTATGCTAATGCAACTTATGACTTCAAGAATAAATACATTCTTGCATTAACAGCATCAGCTGACGCATCTTCTCGTTTTGGAGCTGAAGCTACTGATGGTTTTGATATGTTTGGTCAGAGATGGGGACTTTTCCCTTCTGTAATGGGAGCATGGGTAATTTCTTCTGAAGAATTTATGAAAGATGTAACTTTTGTTGATTTATTAAAACTTAGAGCAAGCTATACAATAACAGGAAACGACGATATAGACCCTTATGCGTCGGCATCTTATTTTAATTCTGTTTTATATCACGATAAAGCGATAGGTTTAGGCTTAGGAAATACAGTGAATGAACAAATTCAATGGGAAACTACTAAGAAATTCAATGTAGGTTTAGATATGAATCTGTTCAATAACAGATTGGCTCTTACTGTTGATGCTTATAAAAGTACAACAGATGATTTACTTACTTTAAAAGAAATAGCTGAAATCGCAGGTTGCAAATACCAGTGGGTTAATGGTGGTAAATTAGAAAATAAAGGTCTTGAATTTTCTACTAATGTTAAGGTTATGAATCTTCGTAATTTCCAATGGGAACTTGGAGGTAGCTTAGGTCATTACCAAAATAAGTTGTTAACATTACCAGGTAAAGCTTATGAAACAAATATTATAGGTGATTCTTCAGATGCTGGTACTATAATGACTCAAGTAGGCAGACCTATAGGTACTTTCTGGGGGTATAAAACCGAAGGAAATGTATTCGCAACTGCTGAAGAAGCAGCATCTGCATACACAGACCAAGATGGTAATACAAGACATATGTATAATGCAAAGGGAGAGGAATATCAAGCAGGTGATGTTCGATTTGTAGACCTTAATGGCGACGGTTATATTAATGAAAGCGATAAGATGATAATAGGTGATCCTAATCCTGACCTTTATGGTAATATATTCACTAAGTTCAAATTTAAACAATTTACTTTAGATGCATTATTTACTTATTCTTATGGCAATGATGTTTATAACTACTTGCGTTCTCAATTAGAATCAGGTTCTTCGTTCTATAATCAAACAACTGCAATGCAAAATAGATGGGTGAAACCAGGAGATGTAACAACGATGCCAAGATCTCAGTATGGAGATGCAATAGGTAACAATGTTTTCTCTGATAGATGGATTGAAGATGGTTCTTATTTAAGATTGAAAAATATAACATTATCGTATGATATACCGTTTAGACTTTCTTTCTTACAAGGAATTACTGTATGGGGTTCTGTAAACAATGTTTGGACTTGGACTAAATATACAGGAAGTGATCCTGAATTTACGATGAGTAATTCGGCATTGTTCCAAGGTGTGGATAATGGTTTAACTCCTCAAGGTAGAAGTTTCCATTTAGGAGTAAAAATAAACTTGTAA
- a CDS encoding putative surface protein with fasciclin (FAS1) repeats (product_source=COG2335; cath_funfam=2.30.180.10; cleavage_site_network=SignalP-noTM; cog=COG2335; pfam=PF02469; smart=SM00554; superfamily=82153), with amino-acid sequence MKISNIKNIYAVMGLIISLVFTSSCNNDDHFDPNPSIVSGKSLMETIVANKDLSEFAKLLQGSGYGDVLSRSETYTVWAPKNDALQGLTFATMNDTLRFVKNHIARFNHPASGTLDETILMTNTKLLKFVGQSGNYEFAGVKIETPNISTDNGLIHIVENQVPFAPNLWEKMEDPGFENIKNYLYSFTKMEFNQSQSNIIDYNEEGLAVYDSVFNEKNVFWEGYPILRNTAIYPEYFYRGGFYPINNEDSVYTMLLPTNEAWDKAYAERAPYFVNNSLENPDSIQDYYTKFSIVQDLVFRGDLTFDQEGDNTPSFVTSTRNGTCFPEEFQSSTPETLSNGTVYVTNEFTPLMEMAWNKELVIEATESNYYILPPDNVLGSMSMQTDPQYMASFNTFQYIESKGTVNKVYIEYLIPNTLAATYDIYCRFMPDNIKWPTTSRKTKVKFTIFQYNRETGEYDAINSGGEPGDPKGFIPVDENGVEMNEVNDTIMTDMLIAKDFKLPYSFINESNPGIKIKVETNISRPNELGKYANRMSIDYLRLVPKYN; translated from the coding sequence ATGAAAATTTCAAATATAAAAAATATATATGCGGTAATGGGTTTAATAATCTCATTGGTATTCACGTCTTCGTGTAACAATGACGACCACTTTGATCCCAACCCATCCATTGTGTCTGGAAAGTCATTAATGGAAACTATTGTGGCGAATAAAGATTTATCTGAATTTGCTAAGTTATTGCAAGGATCGGGCTATGGAGATGTATTGTCAAGAAGCGAAACTTACACAGTTTGGGCTCCTAAAAATGACGCTCTTCAGGGACTAACTTTTGCTACAATGAATGACACTTTAAGATTTGTGAAAAATCATATAGCTCGTTTCAATCACCCAGCTTCTGGAACTCTTGACGAAACGATACTTATGACTAATACAAAGCTTCTTAAATTTGTAGGTCAATCAGGTAATTATGAATTTGCAGGTGTAAAGATTGAAACGCCTAATATTTCTACAGATAATGGACTTATACATATTGTAGAAAATCAGGTGCCATTTGCTCCTAATCTTTGGGAGAAAATGGAAGACCCTGGTTTTGAAAATATTAAAAATTATCTTTATTCATTTACTAAAATGGAATTCAACCAGTCGCAGTCTAATATCATAGATTATAATGAAGAAGGATTGGCTGTTTATGATTCTGTTTTTAATGAGAAGAATGTTTTCTGGGAGGGTTATCCTATCTTGAGAAACACTGCTATTTACCCAGAATATTTTTACAGAGGAGGTTTTTATCCTATAAACAATGAAGATAGTGTTTATACTATGTTGTTGCCAACCAATGAAGCTTGGGATAAAGCGTACGCAGAACGTGCACCATATTTTGTGAATAATAGTTTAGAGAATCCAGATTCTATACAAGATTACTATACTAAATTTTCAATAGTACAAGACTTGGTATTTAGAGGTGATTTAACTTTTGATCAAGAAGGAGATAACACTCCATCATTTGTTACTTCTACAAGAAATGGAACGTGTTTCCCTGAAGAGTTTCAGTCAAGTACTCCTGAAACATTAAGTAATGGAACTGTATATGTAACAAACGAATTTACTCCTTTAATGGAAATGGCTTGGAACAAAGAACTTGTTATTGAAGCTACCGAGTCTAATTATTATATATTGCCTCCTGATAATGTATTAGGAAGTATGTCTATGCAAACAGACCCTCAATATATGGCGTCTTTTAACACTTTTCAATATATAGAATCAAAAGGTACTGTAAATAAAGTTTATATTGAATACTTAATTCCGAATACATTAGCGGCTACTTACGATATCTATTGTAGATTTATGCCAGATAATATTAAGTGGCCTACAACAAGTAGAAAGACTAAAGTTAAATTCACTATTTTTCAATATAATCGCGAAACAGGCGAATATGATGCTATCAATAGTGGTGGAGAGCCAGGCGATCCTAAGGGATTTATTCCAGTTGATGAGAATGGAGTAGAAATGAATGAAGTGAACGACACTATAATGACAGATATGTTGATTGCTAAGGATTTCAAACTTCCATACTCGTTTATTAACGAATCAAATCCAGGAATAAAGATAAAAGTGGAAACAAATATATCTCGTCCTAATGAATTAGGTAAATATGCTAATAGAATGAGCATTGATTACTTACGCTTAGTGCCAAAGTATAATTAA
- a CDS encoding hypothetical protein (product_source=Hypo-rule applied; ko=KO:K21572; pfam=PF07980,PF14322; smart=SM00028; superfamily=48452), with protein MKNKILLLGLLFSVTFSSCTDWLDIKPLNSMVMEDFWKTKDDVESVVMASYEAMTTADLLSRLIVAGELRSDNVAKGSNVGTEIEDIFNVTMQETNYYAKWDSFYKVISYCNNVIEFAPGVQKLDPDYTDGLLKIHLAEAKTIRALMYFYLVRIYKNVPFIDKPYVDDTQNTQIPQMDGDLLLRTYIVPDLLESEGWALKSRGNIFLSNSARINNKGRITKNAVRALLADVYLWLNEYDECSKACDRVLAEELTDEEFDQARIEKFTNLTGSELYLLSNKTGTTPIRSNTYPFIFGGNGEQFEENNNGVEAFGNSNESIFELQMRTTNGGRGVVYTFYGSSSGGQILYASSLNEWNIFTSRGTDYRQKEFYYAPAAASNATAAEPAKILKYVGRRTGDSSVDMNSSSEEVNWIFYRLPDVILMKAEALVERNSENDLEDAFNLVFRVNDRSNPNSDLKYASFNSQDAMRKLVLLERQREFLFEGKRWFDLLRITRREGSSQSVVTNYLSRNFTFGDVIESKLTDLNAFYFPVHKDELTSNLALEQNPYYETEVNYDEENPEDGGSTGEEGTGEEGTGEEETNQEGNSQE; from the coding sequence ATGAAAAACAAGATATTATTATTAGGATTGTTATTCTCTGTGACTTTTTCGTCTTGTACAGATTGGTTAGATATAAAACCACTGAACTCGATGGTAATGGAGGATTTTTGGAAAACAAAAGATGACGTGGAGTCGGTAGTGATGGCAAGTTATGAGGCTATGACAACTGCGGATTTATTATCACGCCTTATAGTAGCTGGGGAACTTAGGTCTGACAATGTAGCTAAAGGCTCTAATGTTGGTACCGAGATAGAGGATATATTTAATGTTACTATGCAGGAGACTAATTATTATGCCAAATGGGATAGCTTTTATAAAGTAATTAGTTATTGTAATAATGTTATCGAATTTGCTCCTGGAGTTCAAAAATTAGACCCTGATTATACTGACGGTTTATTGAAAATACACTTAGCAGAGGCAAAAACTATTAGAGCGTTAATGTATTTCTATTTAGTGAGAATATATAAAAATGTCCCTTTTATTGATAAGCCTTATGTAGATGATACTCAAAATACTCAAATTCCTCAAATGGATGGAGACTTACTATTGAGAACCTACATTGTTCCTGATTTGCTTGAATCAGAAGGTTGGGCGTTGAAATCAAGAGGAAATATATTCCTTTCAAATTCAGCTAGAATAAACAATAAAGGTAGAATTACTAAAAATGCAGTGAGAGCTCTTTTAGCAGATGTTTATCTATGGTTGAATGAGTATGATGAATGTAGTAAGGCTTGCGATAGAGTTTTAGCTGAAGAATTAACTGACGAAGAATTCGACCAGGCTAGAATTGAGAAATTTACTAATCTTACTGGTTCTGAGCTTTATTTGTTGTCAAATAAAACAGGGACTACACCGATTCGCTCTAATACTTATCCTTTTATATTTGGAGGAAATGGAGAACAATTTGAAGAGAATAATAATGGTGTAGAAGCTTTTGGAAATTCTAACGAAAGTATTTTTGAGTTGCAAATGCGCACAACTAATGGAGGACGTGGTGTTGTTTATACTTTTTATGGTTCTTCAAGTGGTGGACAAATTCTATATGCATCAAGTTTGAATGAATGGAACATATTTACTTCAAGAGGTACGGATTATCGCCAGAAGGAATTTTATTATGCTCCAGCGGCAGCGTCTAATGCAACAGCTGCAGAGCCAGCTAAAATTCTTAAATATGTTGGAAGAAGAACAGGAGACTCTTCTGTTGATATGAATTCTTCTTCCGAAGAAGTAAACTGGATATTCTATCGTTTACCAGATGTTATTTTAATGAAAGCGGAAGCATTGGTAGAGAGAAATTCAGAAAATGACCTTGAAGATGCTTTTAACTTGGTATTTAGAGTTAATGATAGATCTAACCCAAATTCAGATTTGAAATATGCTTCATTTAATTCACAAGATGCAATGAGAAAACTTGTGTTATTAGAAAGACAAAGAGAATTCTTATTTGAAGGTAAAAGATGGTTTGACCTATTAAGAATAACAAGAAGAGAGGGTTCTTCTCAAAGTGTTGTCACAAATTATCTTTCAAGAAATTTCACTTTTGGTGATGTTATTGAAAGTAAACTAACTGATTTGAACGCTTTCTATTTCCCAGTTCATAAAGATGAACTTACCTCAAATCTGGCATTGGAGCAAAATCCATATTATGAGACAGAGGTAAACTATGACGAAGAAAACCCTGAAGACGGAGGTTCTACTGGAGAAGAAGGAACTGGAGAAGAAGGAACTGGCGAGGAAGAGACTAATCAGGAAGGAAATTCTCAGGAATAA
- a CDS encoding TonB-linked SusC/RagA family outer membrane protein (product_source=TIGR04056; cath_funfam=2.170.130.10; cleavage_site_network=SignalP-noTM; pfam=PF00593,PF07715,PF13715; superfamily=49464,56935; tigrfam=TIGR04056; transmembrane_helix_parts=Inside_1_4,TMhelix_5_27,Outside_28_1099) has protein sequence MNKKFLYILLIGCIGFCQSVLAQSGAVEMLRGKVVSDSGEELISATVLEMDKAGRVVGNALTDMNGEFSLKLYSAQNKLQVRYSGFETRDVAIGTQRSFNIVLKELNVLKEVVIRVEKTSTDGTLTIPERENPFAMQKLSTADLEGMQITSIDDALQGQIAGLDIVGSGDLGKGASMRIRGTSSINGNVEPLIVVNGIPREDIALEGQDISTFNEEQFADLLSVNPDDILDIQVLKDAGSTAIWGSRGANGVLQIQTKKGVTGPTRIKYSYKLAIAKQPKGLEMLNGDDYTMMMKQALFNAYHDNSSSDAKNKLALPELNYDPEFSEYVYFNNNTDWREAVIQTAFTHDHTLNISGGGDKAKFRVSGGYVTQDGTIIGQDLDRFTTRMDLDYNVSSRITFSSEFMFTYTDNNQSYEGILANAYKKMPNLAIYNKDKETGANKDTYYNILEARRNQLSSQGGLKNPVAVANLATNNAKSYNIQPTLRIRYDLLDPEKNKLEYSAYVSFQMRNDKTHKYLPKEVSANSWSSDGLNNSSHSDNENFGILTENAITWIPKIENTDHSFNAYAAIRTGSSTSNGQSVVSYGAPSSVITNPTAGGFLQSIGSSIGQSRSFSMVGRIHYSYKGKYVVGLTINRDSSTRFGKDNKFGNFPGVSLRWNISDESFMDFSKDWLSMLSIRPTWGISGNKPGAEYLHYSKYKPSGSYAGQAGVIPENMRLSNLKWERTEGWNLGFDIEFFDGTYDFDINLYHNTTRDLLHANSPLPSSTGYTTLAYKNAGTLTNKGWELNFNANRFLKFGDWSFDVKFNIANQINKIKKLDQDILDSYNKDLEYGRGSVDYLPRIEPGKSYGSIFGYKYKGVYAYSAKNYKLGSAPVAKDTNGNVMLDAQGNPVPMYYNFYGFKNVARYQFQAGDAIYEDVNKDGTIDELDIVYLGNSNPTFNGGVGFTVRWKQLQAIFFANFRYGNKVVNQARLNAEKMDGFDNQSIAVNWRWRKEGDEMPIPRALYNYGYNSLPSDRYVEDGSFFRLKYIQIRYNVPSASLKQYGIRTLDFGATINNIFTLTKYQGVDPEVGYGGYGVSKDGGITPREKNVQFNVSIGF, from the coding sequence ATGAATAAGAAATTTTTATATATATTACTGATTGGTTGTATTGGCTTTTGCCAATCAGTGTTAGCTCAATCCGGAGCTGTAGAGATGCTACGCGGAAAGGTCGTATCAGACTCAGGCGAGGAACTAATCTCAGCAACGGTACTTGAGATGGATAAAGCAGGTCGTGTAGTGGGTAACGCTCTTACGGATATGAATGGAGAGTTCTCATTAAAGTTATATAGCGCTCAAAATAAGTTACAAGTGCGATATTCAGGGTTTGAAACAAGAGATGTTGCTATCGGTACTCAACGTTCGTTCAATATTGTTCTTAAAGAACTTAACGTTTTGAAAGAAGTTGTTATTCGAGTTGAGAAAACATCTACAGATGGAACTTTAACAATTCCTGAAAGAGAAAACCCGTTTGCTATGCAAAAGCTAAGCACTGCAGATCTTGAAGGTATGCAAATTACTTCTATTGATGATGCATTGCAAGGTCAGATAGCAGGTTTGGATATCGTAGGTTCGGGAGACTTAGGTAAGGGTGCTTCTATGCGTATTCGTGGTACTTCTTCTATTAACGGTAACGTTGAACCTTTAATCGTTGTTAATGGTATACCTCGTGAAGATATAGCTCTTGAAGGTCAGGATATTTCAACGTTCAATGAAGAACAGTTTGCAGACCTTTTAAGCGTAAACCCCGACGATATCTTGGATATTCAAGTATTGAAAGATGCTGGTTCTACTGCAATTTGGGGATCAAGAGGTGCTAATGGGGTATTACAGATTCAAACAAAGAAAGGTGTTACTGGACCAACTCGTATCAAATATAGTTATAAATTAGCAATAGCAAAACAGCCTAAGGGTTTAGAAATGCTTAACGGTGATGACTATACTATGATGATGAAACAGGCTTTGTTTAACGCTTATCACGATAATAGTAGTAGTGATGCTAAAAACAAATTGGCTTTACCTGAATTGAATTATGATCCTGAATTTTCAGAATATGTTTATTTTAACAATAATACCGACTGGAGAGAAGCTGTAATACAAACAGCTTTCACTCACGACCATACATTAAATATTTCGGGTGGTGGAGATAAAGCTAAATTCCGTGTGTCGGGTGGTTATGTTACGCAAGACGGTACTATTATTGGTCAAGACTTAGATCGTTTTACTACTCGTATGGACTTAGATTATAACGTGTCTTCACGTATTACATTCTCTTCTGAGTTTATGTTTACATACACAGATAATAATCAAAGTTATGAGGGTATCTTAGCTAATGCTTATAAAAAAATGCCTAACTTGGCAATATATAATAAGGATAAAGAAACCGGAGCTAATAAAGATACCTATTATAATATATTAGAAGCGAGACGTAATCAATTAAGTTCTCAGGGAGGTCTTAAGAATCCGGTAGCTGTTGCAAACTTAGCTACAAATAATGCTAAGTCGTATAATATTCAACCTACTTTAAGAATACGATATGATTTGTTAGACCCAGAAAAAAATAAATTAGAGTATAGTGCTTATGTGTCTTTCCAAATGAGGAATGATAAAACTCATAAATATTTACCGAAAGAAGTTTCAGCAAACTCATGGTCTAGTGACGGTCTTAATAATAGTTCGCACTCTGACAACGAAAATTTTGGTATATTAACAGAAAATGCTATTACGTGGATTCCTAAAATTGAAAATACAGATCATAGTTTTAATGCTTATGCTGCGATAAGAACAGGTTCGAGTACCTCTAACGGACAGTCTGTTGTTTCTTATGGTGCTCCTTCAAGTGTAATAACTAATCCAACAGCAGGAGGGTTTCTTCAAAGTATTGGTAGTAGTATTGGTCAATCTCGTTCTTTCTCAATGGTGGGTCGTATTCACTATTCTTATAAAGGAAAGTATGTTGTAGGCTTAACTATAAATAGAGATAGTTCAACTAGGTTTGGTAAGGATAATAAATTTGGAAATTTCCCAGGCGTTTCTTTGCGTTGGAATATATCAGATGAATCTTTTATGGACTTTTCTAAAGACTGGTTAAGTATGTTGTCTATACGTCCAACTTGGGGGATATCTGGTAATAAACCAGGAGCAGAATATCTGCATTATAGCAAATACAAACCATCGGGTAGTTACGCAGGTCAGGCTGGGGTTATTCCAGAAAATATGCGTTTGTCTAACTTAAAATGGGAACGAACAGAAGGTTGGAACTTAGGTTTTGATATTGAGTTCTTTGATGGAACTTATGATTTTGATATTAACTTATATCACAATACAACAAGAGACTTGCTACACGCAAATTCACCTCTCCCATCTTCAACTGGATATACAACATTAGCGTATAAAAACGCAGGAACTCTAACCAATAAAGGTTGGGAGCTTAACTTTAACGCAAACAGATTTTTGAAATTTGGTGATTGGAGTTTTGATGTGAAGTTTAATATTGCTAATCAAATCAATAAAATCAAGAAATTAGATCAAGATATATTAGATTCTTATAATAAGGATTTAGAATATGGTCGTGGTTCTGTAGATTATTTGCCTCGTATAGAGCCGGGTAAATCTTATGGTTCTATTTTTGGTTACAAATATAAAGGTGTTTATGCTTACAGCGCTAAGAATTACAAATTAGGTTCTGCTCCTGTAGCAAAAGATACTAATGGTAATGTAATGCTTGATGCTCAAGGTAATCCAGTGCCAATGTATTATAACTTCTATGGATTTAAAAACGTTGCTCGTTATCAGTTCCAAGCTGGAGATGCTATCTATGAAGATGTAAACAAAGATGGTACTATTGATGAATTGGATATTGTTTATTTAGGTAACTCTAATCCAACATTTAATGGTGGTGTTGGTTTTACTGTTCGCTGGAAACAACTTCAAGCAATATTTTTTGCTAACTTCCGCTATGGAAACAAAGTAGTTAATCAAGCAAGACTGAATGCAGAAAAAATGGACGGTTTCGATAACCAAAGTATAGCTGTAAACTGGAGATGGAGAAAAGAAGGAGACGAAATGCCTATTCCTCGTGCTCTTTATAACTATGGTTATAACTCTCTTCCAAGTGACCGTTATGTAGAAGATGGTTCTTTCTTCCGTTTGAAATATATTCAAATTAGATATAATGTTCCAAGTGCAAGCCTGAAACAGTATGGTATTAGAACATTAGATTTTGGAGCTACGATAAACAATATATTCACGCTAACTAAGTATCAAGGTGTGGATCCTGAAGTTGGATATGGTGGATATGGTGTAAGTAAAGACGGCGGAATCACTCCTCGTGAGAAAAATGTCCAATTTAATGTTTCTATAGGATTTTAA